A region of Halalkaliarchaeum desulfuricum DNA encodes the following proteins:
- a CDS encoding tyrosine-type recombinase/integrase codes for MEGDEIDLDRGIVVIPKSHESLMNDKQLINYRKQRFRFMSWLLNVGKDPESASGYSEYTVYGTAYRTARFDKWRWEKFGGYSMPPTEEEAKAFIEWLAFDYDQSETAKGKLQEGVRRYNKWLHHDKNYDEWEYDYQFDSSGGNHQPQDFLSVEERRKIRQAVLTIGDIPSPGDVYGEEREGWLTHLGHLLNKPRDAINDNDWEKVIGWKEPSLVSASLDAGLRPAEVRTASVRWVDLQNSVLRIPKEESSKNVGNWTVSLKDETTAYLERWLEERERYDRYDDTDALWLTARGNRYSSKSLRRLLHRLCDEAGIETANRKMSWYTIRHSVGTYMAKERGLAAAKAQLRHRNPMTTMKYDQVPVEDRRDALDKMG; via the coding sequence ATGGAGGGTGACGAGATCGACCTCGACCGTGGCATTGTGGTAATACCAAAATCGCATGAAAGCTTGATGAATGACAAGCAACTTATCAACTATCGGAAGCAACGATTCCGATTCATGTCATGGCTGTTGAACGTTGGGAAGGATCCTGAGAGTGCCTCAGGCTACTCTGAGTACACCGTTTACGGCACTGCGTACCGGACTGCCCGGTTCGATAAGTGGCGCTGGGAGAAGTTCGGCGGCTACTCGATGCCCCCGACAGAAGAAGAAGCGAAAGCGTTCATCGAGTGGCTCGCGTTTGACTACGACCAGTCCGAAACGGCGAAAGGGAAGCTTCAGGAGGGCGTTCGACGCTACAACAAGTGGCTGCACCACGACAAGAACTACGACGAGTGGGAGTACGACTACCAGTTCGATAGCTCCGGTGGGAACCATCAACCCCAAGACTTCCTAAGCGTTGAAGAGCGACGGAAGATTCGTCAGGCCGTGCTCACAATCGGTGACATCCCCTCTCCCGGCGACGTCTATGGTGAAGAGCGAGAAGGCTGGCTCACCCATCTCGGCCATCTCCTCAACAAGCCACGGGACGCGATCAACGATAACGACTGGGAGAAGGTCATTGGGTGGAAGGAACCATCACTCGTGAGCGCAAGCCTTGATGCTGGCCTGCGACCTGCGGAGGTCCGTACTGCGTCAGTACGTTGGGTTGACCTCCAGAACAGCGTATTGCGGATCCCAAAGGAGGAGTCATCGAAGAACGTCGGAAACTGGACGGTGAGCTTGAAGGATGAGACGACTGCGTACCTTGAGCGATGGCTCGAAGAACGGGAACGGTACGATCGGTACGACGATACGGACGCACTATGGCTCACTGCTCGGGGGAACCGTTATAGTTCGAAGAGCCTGCGCCGGTTGCTCCATCGCCTATGTGACGAGGCGGGGATCGAAACCGCGAACCGGAAAATGAGCTGGTACACGATCAGACACTCTGTTGGGACGTACATGGCGAAGGAACGGGGCCTTGCAGCTGCGAAAGCCCAGCTTCGGCATAGGAATCCGATGACGACGATGAAGTACGACCAGGTGCCTGTAGAAGACCGTCGAGACGCCCTGGACAAGATGGGCTAA
- a CDS encoding transcriptional regulator TbsP domain-containing protein: MLESLCTIEDSTASPAIVLVNPPVATLAALADVVTDRDPVTLPSMGVVAEEATLKFIRKRFPIAAKLAELVDTDRLDLRVGSDDKATRVCVTSDTVVTLVPGDSELLTLESQDTDAVEAAREMATNQFETGESFSLRTPPLSTVRSGLEDRFGAAVREDFDRVLAAVADNEAGNVDAVTLLLLVGCKHELQQYKLSTWGEDVSLASKATFSRAKTELEDQGLLDTERVPPDIGRPRNRLVLPDNAKSVAQPPLDRVCPVLEDKKMVTASEAR, encoded by the coding sequence TTGCTTGAATCGCTCTGTACCATCGAGGACTCTACTGCATCACCAGCAATCGTGCTCGTCAACCCGCCGGTCGCGACGCTTGCGGCATTGGCCGACGTGGTCACCGACCGCGATCCAGTAACACTGCCGTCCATGGGCGTGGTAGCCGAGGAGGCGACACTCAAGTTCATCCGAAAGCGGTTCCCGATCGCCGCCAAACTTGCCGAACTCGTTGATACGGATCGCCTTGATCTTCGGGTGGGCTCCGACGATAAGGCTACCCGCGTTTGTGTCACATCAGACACTGTGGTCACGCTGGTGCCAGGCGATTCGGAGCTGCTCACCCTCGAATCCCAGGATACTGATGCCGTTGAGGCTGCCCGTGAAATGGCAACCAACCAGTTCGAAACTGGCGAGTCATTCTCGCTGCGGACACCGCCACTGTCGACGGTTCGTAGTGGCCTTGAGGACCGGTTCGGCGCAGCCGTTCGGGAAGACTTCGATCGCGTCCTGGCGGCAGTCGCAGACAACGAAGCCGGGAATGTGGACGCCGTAACGCTCCTGTTGCTCGTCGGCTGCAAGCACGAACTCCAGCAGTACAAGCTCTCAACCTGGGGTGAAGACGTGAGTTTGGCCTCGAAGGCCACCTTCTCGCGAGCGAAAACTGAACTCGAAGACCAGGGCCTCCTCGACACCGAACGCGTGCCTCCAGACATCGGCCGGCCACGGAATCGACTGGTATTACCCGACAACGCCAAGTCGGTCGCACAGCCGCCCCTCGATCGGGTATGTCCAGTCCTTGAAGACAAGAAGATGGTAACCGCTTCGGAGGCCCGGTGA
- the tsaA gene encoding tRNA (N6-threonylcarbamoyladenosine(37)-N6)-methyltransferase TrmO, which translates to MAPDNSENGIEYEPIGVIHTPYDSLEGMPIQPTGARGTRGTVVLDEEYADGLADLEGFSHCYLLYHFHGSDGDARTTVEPFLNASERGLFSTRAPRRPNAIGLSVVRIESVDGSTLKVRDVDVLDGTPLLDIKPFVPAFDVPSEVEAGWIDEADEDPERRRSDDRFL; encoded by the coding sequence ATGGCGCCAGATAACTCCGAGAACGGAATCGAGTACGAGCCGATCGGTGTCATCCACACGCCGTACGACTCGCTGGAAGGAATGCCGATTCAGCCAACCGGCGCCCGGGGAACCCGCGGTACCGTTGTCCTCGACGAAGAGTACGCCGACGGGCTGGCCGACCTCGAGGGGTTCTCCCACTGTTATTTGCTCTATCATTTCCACGGCTCCGACGGCGACGCCAGAACGACCGTCGAGCCGTTCCTGAACGCTTCGGAACGCGGACTGTTCTCCACTCGAGCACCGCGGCGACCGAACGCGATCGGGCTGTCGGTGGTCCGGATCGAATCCGTCGACGGATCCACGCTGAAAGTACGGGACGTAGACGTGCTCGACGGAACGCCACTGTTGGACATCAAACCGTTCGTCCCTGCATTCGACGTTCCGAGTGAAGTAGAGGCGGGGTGGATCGACGAAGCCGACGAGGATCCGGAACGCCGGCGGTCTGACGATCGGTTTCTGTAA
- a CDS encoding ComEC/Rec2 family competence protein, producing the protein MRRLLLVLALAGILLLAGCAGTPGDWTPEPEVTPTPTPEPTPTETPTPSDEPGELPDGEFQIHHIDVGQADATLIITPDEETILIDTGDWRQDGQGVLEYLKAHEIDRIDHLVATHGHADHIGGHAAIIEHYETERDGIGAAYDNGVAHTSQTYENYLDAVEEHDVELLFVEDGDEIPIADGTVDAQVLNPPAGDSGSDLHENSIVLSITFGEVGYLTTGDAETKVESRLVEERADALAADVYHAGHHGSSTSSSESFLDTAEPSIAVISSAYDSQYGHPHDEVLERFADRGIETYWTGVHGDIVITTDGEEIAVETSEEFSTDPADLLAEKPNDDDGKLAPPPLGVSGPILEVRTA; encoded by the coding sequence ATGAGACGGCTACTTCTTGTCCTTGCCCTCGCTGGAATTCTCCTCCTGGCTGGCTGTGCCGGTACCCCCGGAGATTGGACCCCGGAACCTGAGGTAACCCCGACTCCCACACCGGAGCCAACGCCAACAGAGACGCCCACGCCGAGTGACGAGCCCGGCGAGCTCCCCGACGGCGAGTTCCAGATCCACCACATCGACGTCGGGCAGGCGGATGCGACGCTCATAATTACCCCCGATGAGGAGACGATTCTCATCGATACGGGCGACTGGCGCCAGGACGGCCAGGGCGTGCTCGAATATCTCAAAGCCCACGAAATCGACCGGATCGACCATCTCGTAGCCACGCATGGCCACGCCGATCACATCGGTGGTCACGCTGCCATCATCGAACACTACGAGACCGAACGCGACGGGATCGGTGCCGCCTACGACAACGGCGTCGCCCACACTTCCCAGACCTACGAGAACTATCTCGATGCAGTCGAGGAACACGATGTTGAACTACTGTTCGTCGAGGATGGCGATGAAATACCCATTGCTGACGGCACTGTCGACGCCCAGGTGTTGAACCCGCCAGCTGGCGATTCAGGGAGCGATCTCCACGAGAACAGTATCGTCCTCTCGATCACGTTCGGCGAGGTCGGCTATCTGACCACGGGTGACGCCGAGACAAAGGTCGAATCGCGGCTCGTTGAGGAACGCGCTGATGCACTTGCGGCCGATGTCTACCACGCCGGTCACCATGGTTCCTCGACCTCTTCGAGTGAATCGTTCCTGGATACGGCAGAGCCCTCAATTGCGGTTATTTCGAGCGCGTATGACTCCCAGTATGGCCATCCACATGATGAGGTCCTCGAACGGTTTGCCGACCGGGGGATCGAGACTTACTGGACGGGTGTCCATGGAGATATCGTGATCACGACCGATGGTGAGGAAATCGCCGTCGAAACGAGTGAGGAGTTCTCGACGGATCCGGCTGACCTGCTCGCAGAGAAACCCAACGATGATGACGGGAAGTTGGCGCCACCCCCACTGGGTGTGTCCGGACCAATACTGGAGGTGAGGACAGCATGA
- a CDS encoding TIR domain-containing protein, with product MSWLHHIDRARRTTVPVVVDKQQAGPLPPGFEAQGLTINGLWGVYERQRGIEKIQIIELPTQYRVSVSNPVAGTNQLPQPAGQSNHGGDALKGLAALGLGTLGAVAIGKALKGSQKSTVPDPKQAHRVFISHSWTYEDHYKEVKELLDDAYGFEYFDHSVSSDDPIDAQLPNHLRKKIRDQIQSTSVVLVLAGMYVAYSDWIKEEIEIANEMEKPIIGVVPAKNERAPTIVQAKATELVEADGAEILDAIERHAT from the coding sequence ATGAGCTGGCTACATCACATCGACCGGGCGAGACGGACCACGGTCCCGGTCGTCGTCGACAAGCAACAGGCCGGGCCACTCCCACCCGGATTCGAAGCACAGGGACTCACGATCAACGGTCTCTGGGGTGTCTACGAGCGCCAACGCGGCATCGAAAAGATTCAAATCATCGAACTCCCCACCCAGTATAGGGTCTCCGTATCCAACCCTGTCGCTGGAACCAACCAGCTCCCGCAACCTGCCGGTCAGTCGAACCATGGTGGAGACGCCCTGAAAGGACTCGCGGCCCTCGGACTGGGAACCCTCGGTGCTGTCGCAATCGGAAAGGCGCTCAAGGGCTCGCAGAAAAGCACCGTTCCCGACCCAAAACAAGCCCACCGCGTGTTCATCAGCCACTCTTGGACCTACGAGGATCACTACAAAGAGGTGAAAGAGCTGCTCGATGACGCCTACGGATTCGAATACTTCGACCACAGCGTATCCTCTGACGACCCGATCGACGCCCAACTACCGAACCACCTCCGAAAGAAGATTCGTGACCAGATACAGTCGACATCCGTTGTCCTCGTGTTAGCTGGGATGTACGTGGCATACAGCGACTGGATCAAGGAGGAGATCGAGATAGCGAACGAGATGGAGAAGCCGATTATCGGCGTTGTCCCGGCGAAGAACGAGCGTGCACCTACTATCGTGCAGGCGAAAGCCACGGAACTGGTCGAAGCCGACGGGGCCGAAATCCTGGACGCGATCGAACGGCACGCAACATGA
- a CDS encoding RipA family octameric membrane protein, translating into MTDDDGASDGDRSELIDQYTTYVDTTLNVSNRRMRNNRFYVLLLSGTLAVVSVLADTQIIEEVGLLIAGLLGLALCILWYLSIVSYKQLNSGKYEIIQAMEKDLPAEPFANEWDVLDEGRDWRTYITHTRVERKIPGVLAVPYLIITIYATIRLV; encoded by the coding sequence ATGACTGACGACGACGGTGCCTCCGATGGCGATCGATCAGAGCTTATCGACCAGTACACGACCTATGTGGATACGACGTTGAACGTTAGCAACCGGCGGATGCGGAACAATCGTTTCTACGTCCTCCTTCTCTCCGGCACCCTCGCCGTAGTCTCCGTGCTCGCGGACACCCAGATCATCGAGGAGGTCGGGCTCCTAATCGCCGGCCTACTCGGCTTGGCGCTCTGCATACTTTGGTATCTCAGCATCGTCTCCTACAAGCAGCTGAACAGCGGGAAGTACGAGATAATCCAGGCGATGGAGAAAGACTTGCCTGCGGAGCCGTTCGCCAACGAATGGGACGTCCTCGACGAAGGGAGAGACTGGAGGACCTATATCACCCATACCCGAGTTGAACGCAAAATACCCGGGGTTCTCGCCGTCCCATATCTTATCATCACGATATACGCGACCATCAGGCTCGTGTAA
- a CDS encoding DUF3006 domain-containing protein, producing the protein MIDGTYIGVLDRIVDGKTAVILLEADDEVQDQRDIPIERVPQEGRKEGSVLAVTVEGSQIEAIEYRPEETTQRREDAQNRLDRLGKRLSEKPDEDE; encoded by the coding sequence ATGATCGACGGAACCTATATCGGCGTTCTGGACCGGATCGTCGACGGTAAAACGGCTGTTATCCTGCTGGAGGCGGACGACGAGGTGCAGGACCAGCGCGACATACCGATCGAGCGTGTGCCACAAGAGGGACGGAAGGAGGGCAGTGTGCTTGCGGTGACGGTGGAAGGCAGCCAGATCGAAGCGATCGAATATCGCCCAGAGGAGACAACACAGCGCCGTGAGGACGCTCAAAACCGACTCGATCGGCTCGGGAAACGGTTGTCGGAAAAGCCGGACGAAGACGAGTGA
- a CDS encoding DUF7471 family protein has translation MRGTEPPLAIEHAVVAGGAYDLPESLLFVLALATIGTGLVLLLAVAGYLRRGSTPYLLVVVAVSALFVRSLVGFGTLYGHVPMTTHHFIEHGFDFLIAVCVLTAVYLMGSPDVENRTN, from the coding sequence ATGAGAGGTACGGAGCCGCCACTCGCGATCGAACACGCCGTTGTTGCCGGTGGTGCCTACGACCTGCCGGAGTCGCTGTTGTTCGTCCTCGCGCTCGCGACGATCGGAACCGGTCTCGTGTTGCTGCTCGCCGTGGCGGGATACCTCCGTCGGGGGTCGACCCCGTATCTCCTGGTCGTGGTCGCGGTTTCCGCACTCTTCGTCCGATCGCTCGTCGGTTTCGGCACACTGTACGGTCACGTTCCGATGACTACCCACCACTTCATCGAACACGGATTCGACTTCCTCATCGCCGTCTGCGTGCTCACAGCGGTGTATCTGATGGGTTCACCTGACGTCGAGAACCGAACAAACTGA
- a CDS encoding cyclin family protein: MYHRASDRVENEPWLHELDRAADDLDVGPDARSTAVDLFLSHLPEEERSKPAVAAAALYTGALVAGEERSQAAVADAMGVARLSIQSRWKELLADAGFEPPTW, translated from the coding sequence ATGTACCACCGGGCGAGTGACCGGGTCGAAAACGAACCTTGGCTCCATGAACTCGACCGCGCTGCCGACGACCTCGATGTCGGTCCTGACGCCCGGTCGACCGCAGTCGACCTCTTTCTGTCTCATCTCCCCGAAGAGGAGCGCTCGAAACCAGCGGTCGCCGCGGCAGCACTGTACACGGGCGCGCTCGTGGCCGGCGAGGAGCGATCCCAGGCCGCCGTCGCCGACGCCATGGGCGTCGCCCGCCTGTCGATCCAGTCCCGCTGGAAGGAACTGCTCGCGGACGCCGGCTTCGAGCCGCCTACTTGGTGA
- a CDS encoding inorganic phosphate transporter, producing the protein MVDAGTLALVAIALAASFFAAWTIGAGSTGATPFAPAVGANAITTMRAALVVGLLSFAGAVLQGAAVTETVGRGLVTDITLSPLAATVALTIAAVYIAAGVFKGYPIATAFAITGSVVGVGLAMGGGPAWGRYAEIGLYWLLTPVFVAPASYVTTKLLRSERTSELYVLAALAGVVGVVIANMEFLLLGPPGEQASIAGSVAAGLPGGPTVGTAAVTVGIAGILALVVGRAVAYDPVAAQRWFLLALGALVAFTAGGGKVGLAVGPLLPLLDGLVAGDAITPTLVFGGIGMLLGAWMVSARMIKALSQDYSSLGPRRSVGVLIPSFVIAQIGIFYGIPMSFNEIFISAILGTGYAVGSEAVSHKKMAYTALAWIGSLVFSLFVGYGVYWGISSVLGVA; encoded by the coding sequence ATGGTCGACGCAGGGACACTCGCGCTGGTTGCCATCGCCCTCGCGGCGAGCTTTTTTGCAGCGTGGACGATCGGCGCTGGTTCGACCGGTGCGACGCCGTTCGCGCCGGCAGTCGGCGCCAACGCGATCACGACGATGCGCGCCGCCCTCGTCGTCGGCCTGCTGTCGTTTGCCGGCGCCGTGTTGCAGGGGGCTGCAGTCACGGAGACGGTCGGTCGAGGGCTGGTCACCGACATAACCCTGTCACCGCTGGCGGCGACGGTGGCGCTCACGATCGCCGCCGTTTACATCGCTGCCGGCGTGTTCAAGGGGTATCCGATCGCGACGGCGTTTGCCATCACTGGAAGCGTCGTCGGGGTCGGCCTGGCGATGGGGGGCGGACCGGCGTGGGGACGATACGCCGAGATCGGCCTCTACTGGCTACTGACTCCCGTCTTCGTCGCGCCGGCCTCCTACGTGACGACGAAACTGTTGCGAAGCGAGCGAACCTCCGAACTGTACGTCCTCGCCGCGCTCGCCGGTGTCGTCGGCGTGGTGATTGCCAACATGGAGTTTCTGCTGCTCGGGCCGCCCGGGGAACAGGCCTCGATCGCCGGCAGCGTCGCGGCCGGACTCCCGGGAGGACCCACGGTCGGCACGGCGGCAGTCACCGTCGGGATCGCGGGGATACTTGCGCTCGTCGTCGGGCGCGCCGTTGCGTACGATCCGGTGGCCGCCCAACGGTGGTTCCTGCTCGCGCTCGGGGCGCTGGTGGCGTTCACCGCCGGGGGCGGAAAGGTCGGCCTCGCGGTCGGACCGCTTTTGCCCCTCCTCGACGGGCTCGTTGCGGGCGACGCTATCACCCCGACGCTCGTCTTCGGCGGAATCGGGATGCTGCTGGGTGCGTGGATGGTGTCCGCGCGGATGATAAAGGCGCTCTCGCAGGACTACTCCTCGCTGGGGCCGCGGCGATCCGTCGGCGTGTTGATCCCCTCGTTCGTCATCGCCCAGATCGGCATCTTCTACGGGATCCCGATGTCGTTCAACGAGATTTTCATCAGCGCGATCCTGGGAACCGGCTACGCCGTGGGAAGCGAAGCTGTAAGCCACAAGAAGATGGCGTACACCGCTCTCGCGTGGATCGGATCGCTCGTGTTCTCGCTTTTCGTCGGCTACGGCGTCTACTGGGGAATCAGCTCCGTGCTGGGAGTCGCCTGA
- a CDS encoding MFS transporter translates to MSDHPSAGSSATIPWRSRTLYFVIASSLIGVMGVSLISPVLPDLRPVFGVSDSQVGLVITAYTLPGIFVTPFMGLVADRVGRRNTLVPLLLLFGVAGAGIAFVDTFRSLIALRFLQGIGASALVTLAITIVGDVYEGPRRNAVIGFNGSTIGAGAAMYPLIGGALATIRWSVPFLFFGIAVLVGVLAALLLEEPDIGTATDVRTYLSRLWAVLFLPEALAIYLAIFVAFSVFYGAILTALPLLLSDEFGLGAGQIGPVLAMVAVASATVSSQYGRISQWRSASQLVALGFIAYGLSLIGVWLAPSPVAVGVALLAFGVGFGIVMPSIDTTVITLVSADLRAGMMGMRTSLLRLGQTVGPIAFTFLAEAFFVTTVEGYRTLVFGSGVVVTIGGAVAYLLLRE, encoded by the coding sequence ATGAGCGATCACCCGAGCGCCGGATCCTCGGCGACGATCCCGTGGCGGTCCCGGACGCTGTACTTCGTCATTGCCAGTTCGCTGATCGGCGTGATGGGCGTGTCGCTCATCAGTCCGGTGTTGCCGGATCTCCGTCCCGTGTTTGGGGTCTCCGACTCCCAGGTGGGCCTTGTGATCACAGCCTACACGCTGCCGGGGATCTTCGTCACGCCGTTCATGGGACTCGTCGCCGATCGGGTCGGCCGCCGGAACACACTGGTTCCGCTGTTGCTCCTGTTCGGCGTCGCCGGCGCCGGAATCGCCTTCGTCGACACCTTCCGGAGCCTGATCGCACTCCGGTTCCTGCAGGGGATCGGCGCCAGCGCACTCGTCACGCTGGCGATCACGATCGTCGGCGACGTCTACGAGGGGCCACGCCGGAACGCAGTGATCGGATTCAACGGCAGCACGATCGGTGCCGGCGCCGCGATGTATCCCCTGATCGGCGGCGCACTCGCGACGATCCGGTGGTCCGTCCCGTTTTTGTTTTTCGGGATTGCCGTTCTCGTGGGTGTACTCGCGGCACTGTTACTCGAGGAGCCGGATATCGGGACTGCAACCGACGTGCGGACCTACCTCTCGCGGCTCTGGGCGGTGCTTTTCCTCCCGGAGGCGCTGGCGATCTACCTCGCGATCTTCGTGGCGTTCAGCGTCTTTTATGGCGCGATCCTCACTGCCTTGCCACTGCTTTTGAGTGACGAGTTCGGCCTCGGTGCGGGGCAGATCGGCCCCGTGTTGGCCATGGTTGCAGTCGCGAGCGCGACCGTCTCGTCCCAGTACGGCCGGATCTCGCAGTGGCGGTCCGCCTCGCAGCTCGTCGCGCTCGGGTTCATCGCCTACGGACTGAGTCTGATCGGGGTCTGGCTCGCGCCCTCGCCCGTCGCAGTCGGGGTGGCGCTGTTGGCGTTCGGCGTCGGGTTCGGGATCGTGATGCCGTCGATCGACACCACCGTCATCACGCTCGTTTCGGCGGACCTACGGGCGGGCATGATGGGCATGCGGACCAGTCTACTGCGACTGGGACAGACGGTCGGGCCGATCGCGTTTACGTTCCTCGCGGAGGCGTTTTTCGTCACGACCGTGGAGGGATACCGAACGCTCGTTTTCGGCTCCGGTGTCGTCGTCACGATCGGGGGAGCGGTCGCTTACCTGCTCCTCAGAGAATGA
- a CDS encoding tyrosine-type recombinase/integrase: MVDDRWAREEIVEFTPHDARRCFTTWLNRDGCSRDVIKALRGDAAGDMVSLYTHYGEDEIREEYESAMPKIDI, from the coding sequence ATCGTCGACGACCGATGGGCTCGCGAGGAGATCGTCGAGTTCACCCCTCACGACGCCCGTCGTTGCTTTACAACTTGGCTCAACCGGGATGGTTGTTCACGGGACGTGATTAAAGCCCTTCGTGGGGACGCTGCTGGAGATATGGTGTCTCTCTACACACACTACGGTGAAGATGAGATCCGCGAAGAGTACGAGTCAGCGATGCCGAAGATCGACATCTGA
- the cyaB gene encoding class IV adenylate cyclase: MYEVELKVPAAHETVRDRLESMELSRETYVEQTDTYYDAPHREFAETDEALRIRRVRRLDSGNNDGMGNANGREEDDCVTLTYKGPLVDDTSKTREERETDVIDGEELAGILTSLGFEPAATVEKRREVFTVDGYTVTLDDVSELGEFVEVEGEAEQADLETVREGAFEVLESIGLDPDDGIRTSYLELLLEPNP; the protein is encoded by the coding sequence ATGTACGAGGTCGAACTGAAGGTACCGGCGGCACACGAGACCGTTCGCGACCGCCTCGAGTCGATGGAACTGTCGCGGGAAACGTACGTCGAACAGACTGACACGTACTACGACGCACCACACCGCGAGTTCGCCGAAACCGACGAAGCGCTGCGTATCCGGCGGGTGCGGCGGCTCGATTCCGGCAATAACGACGGAATGGGGAACGCAAATGGTCGCGAGGAGGACGACTGCGTGACGCTCACCTACAAGGGACCGCTCGTCGACGACACCTCGAAAACGAGAGAGGAACGCGAGACGGACGTGATCGACGGCGAGGAACTGGCCGGGATCCTCACCAGCCTCGGGTTCGAACCGGCGGCAACTGTAGAGAAGCGCCGTGAGGTGTTCACTGTCGACGGATACACGGTGACCCTCGACGACGTGTCCGAGCTCGGAGAGTTCGTGGAAGTCGAAGGCGAGGCTGAACAGGCCGACCTCGAGACCGTCCGGGAGGGAGCATTCGAAGTCCTCGAATCGATCGGACTCGATCCGGATGACGGAATACGGACGTCGTATCTGGAACTCCTTCTCGAACCGAACCCATAA